A single region of the Methanolacinia paynteri genome encodes:
- a CDS encoding 30S ribosomal protein S6e, with protein MADFKVVLSDPKNGMAYNIEATGGMAGSLMGKSVGDVIKGDLLGFEGYSIEITGATDRTGIPARKDLPGAGKRRLLLSESTGFHPTYDGQRMRKTIRASEITGDFVQINAKVVEYGSKDLKSYFEPEEQPAEAAE; from the coding sequence ATGGCAGATTTCAAAGTAGTATTGTCCGACCCCAAAAACGGCATGGCTTACAATATCGAGGCTACCGGCGGGATGGCAGGATCATTAATGGGTAAGAGCGTTGGCGACGTAATAAAGGGAGACCTTCTCGGTTTCGAGGGCTACTCGATCGAGATCACCGGCGCAACAGACAGAACAGGAATTCCGGCAAGAAAGGATCTTCCCGGTGCAGGCAAAAGAAGACTCCTTCTCTCCGAGAGTACAGGGTTCCACCCCACATACGACGGTCAGCGCATGAGAAAGACCATCAGGGCATCCGAGATCACCGGAGACTTCGTCCAGATCAATGCAAAGGTCGTTGAATACGGTTCAAAGGATCTCAAGTCCTACTTCGAGCCCGAAGAACAGCCCGCAGAAGCTGCGGAGTAA
- the infB gene encoding translation initiation factor IF-2, with protein MAKKKSQKKSNTGSASSSLRTPIACVLGHVDHGKTSLLDKIRGSSVVAKEEGAITQHIGATIIPLEAIEKMSGTEGKMHFDIPGLLFIDTPGHHAFTTLRARGGALADMAILVVDINEGFQPQTIEALHILKNFKTPFVVAATKIDRIHGWRVNENAPFLKCYKAQNERVQTDIENKTYEIVGKLSEEGINSERYDRIKDFSKNVAIVPVSGVTGEGVPDLLMVMIGLAQRYMTEGLSLSVEGPGIGTVLEVKEEKGLGTTLDVILYDGTLNVGDEIAVGGTNGVIETKVRSLLQPRPMQEILTEDKFERVKSVTAARGIKVAAPNLDDAVAGSPIKVIKGDRDEIVDSIIHEMEDIEVKLSDEGIYIKADTIGALEALSKELEEHNIPIMRAEVGPVSRHDIIEVGTVRNPLLSILLAFNTQLLPDAIDTLLDNSMKHVKVFQGGVIYHLIDDYLEWEENTRREIEKQTFEKLIMPAKIILLPDCIFRQSNPAVVGVRVLGGKLQSGINLVHLDGRKVGRIKQIKSGQDNIAEAGEGKEVAISIEGPTVGRQIDVGDQLFVDIPENHVKVIEKEMLGRLDPGMKEVLEEFTSMKRKDEPFWGK; from the coding sequence ATGGCAAAGAAAAAGAGTCAGAAGAAATCCAACACAGGTTCCGCATCTTCCTCGCTCAGAACGCCAATCGCATGCGTACTTGGGCACGTAGACCACGGCAAGACCTCCCTGCTCGACAAGATCAGGGGATCGTCGGTCGTGGCAAAGGAGGAGGGTGCAATCACACAGCATATCGGTGCGACAATAATACCCCTCGAAGCCATTGAAAAGATGAGCGGAACGGAAGGCAAAATGCACTTCGATATCCCCGGCCTCCTTTTTATCGACACTCCCGGCCACCACGCGTTCACCACCCTCAGGGCAAGAGGCGGAGCGCTGGCCGACATGGCAATCCTCGTCGTCGACATAAACGAAGGGTTCCAGCCGCAGACTATCGAAGCGCTGCACATACTCAAAAACTTCAAGACCCCGTTCGTCGTAGCCGCAACAAAGATCGACAGGATTCACGGGTGGAGAGTAAACGAAAATGCCCCCTTCCTCAAGTGCTACAAGGCGCAGAACGAAAGGGTCCAGACCGATATAGAGAACAAGACCTACGAGATAGTCGGGAAACTCTCCGAAGAAGGCATCAACAGCGAGAGATACGACAGGATAAAGGATTTTTCCAAGAATGTAGCAATCGTTCCCGTAAGCGGAGTCACCGGCGAAGGCGTCCCCGATCTCCTCATGGTCATGATCGGGCTTGCACAACGTTACATGACCGAAGGCCTCTCTTTATCGGTCGAAGGCCCCGGTATCGGAACCGTCCTCGAAGTAAAGGAGGAGAAGGGCCTCGGAACGACACTCGACGTCATCCTCTATGACGGAACGCTCAATGTCGGCGACGAGATCGCGGTCGGCGGAACAAACGGCGTAATCGAGACCAAGGTCAGGTCCCTTCTCCAGCCCCGCCCGATGCAGGAGATCCTCACGGAAGACAAGTTCGAGAGGGTCAAATCCGTAACCGCAGCAAGGGGAATCAAGGTCGCCGCACCAAATCTCGACGATGCAGTCGCAGGCTCGCCCATAAAAGTGATCAAAGGCGACAGGGACGAGATCGTCGACAGCATCATCCACGAGATGGAGGATATAGAGGTCAAACTCTCCGACGAAGGAATCTACATCAAGGCAGACACCATCGGTGCCCTCGAAGCCCTTTCCAAGGAGCTTGAAGAGCATAACATCCCGATTATGCGTGCGGAGGTAGGACCTGTCAGCAGGCATGACATCATAGAGGTCGGTACGGTCAGAAATCCCCTGCTCTCGATCCTCCTCGCCTTCAACACCCAGCTTCTTCCCGACGCCATAGATACGCTGCTCGACAACTCAATGAAGCACGTGAAGGTCTTCCAGGGCGGAGTTATATACCACCTCATCGACGACTATCTCGAGTGGGAGGAGAACACCCGTCGCGAGATCGAGAAACAGACATTTGAAAAGCTGATAATGCCTGCAAAGATCATCCTTCTCCCCGATTGCATATTCAGGCAGAGCAACCCGGCAGTTGTCGGCGTTCGCGTACTCGGCGGCAAACTCCAGAGCGGAATCAACCTTGTTCACCTCGACGGAAGAAAGGTCGGCAGGATCAAACAGATAAAGTCCGGGCAGGACAACATAGCCGAAGCAGGAGAAGGTAAGGAGGTGGCGATATCGATTGAAGGGCCAACAGTTGGAAGGCAGATCGATGTCGGCGACCAGCTCTTTGTCGACATTCCGGAAAACCACGTAAAGGTAATCGAAAAAGAGATGCTTGGACGGCTGGACCCCGGAATGAAAGAAGTTTTGGAGGAATTCACCTCCATGAAAAGAAAGGACGAACCCTTCTGGGGTAAGTAG